A DNA window from Aquarana catesbeiana isolate 2022-GZ linkage group LG01, ASM4218655v1, whole genome shotgun sequence contains the following coding sequences:
- the LOC141128447 gene encoding serine/threonine-protein kinase SBK1-like, whose product MASNAHDVKRVLDRMVSFHSQRLHQVDIREHFIIVKELGEGGFGKVFLANHRKTGRKMALKVMDKSRTSRESFLREFTISFLLSSHPNIIGCCEIIFTTFNCFVFTQELAPLGDMFSLIVPNVGIPEDVVKRCAVQISNALQFIVEKGLVHLDVKPDNVLVFDQECHSIKHTDFGLAKVTGTVIRSKCGSKPYRAPEMYEIAPPDGLAVDGSLDVWAFGVAIYVLVTGEFPWQDTLPDDEEFKSFVVWQKNFEVDNPPEAWREVTTGIRRMFIHLLAIDSTKRSQSAEVLKYMGEIWKEETPEKDEDPIENSSFKHSFFLIKALFVGAANNHIGI is encoded by the exons ATGGCCTCCAATGCCCATGATGTGAAACGTGTTTTGGACAGAATGGTCTCCTTCCATTCACAAAGACTACATCAGGTAGACATACGGGAGCACTTCATCATTGTGAAGGAACTTGGAGAAGGAGGCTTTGGAAAAGTATTCCTGGCAAACCACAGGAAAACAG gtcgAAAAATGGCTTTGAAAGTTATGGATAAAAGTAGAACCAGCCGGGAGTCTTTCCTACGGGAGTTCACCATTTCATTCCTACTTTCTTCTCATCCCAACATCATCGGATGCTGTGAGATCATCTTCACCACCTTCAACTGCTTTGTCTTTACCCAGGAACTGGCACCTCTTGGTGATATGTTCTCTCTGATTGTACCAAAT GTGGGAATTCCAGAAGATGTGGTAAAGAGATGTGCTGTTCAGATCTCCAATGCTCTGCAATTCATAGTGGAGAAAGGACTAGTACACCTCGATGTGAAGCCAGACAATGTTTTAGTGTTTGATCAGGAGTGCCATTCCATTAAGCACACAGACTTTGGCCTGGCTAAGgtcacagggacagtgattagatcCAAGTGTGGCAGCAAACCCTACAGAGCTCCAGAGATGTATGAAATTGCCCCTCCAGATGGACTGGCTGTAGATGGTAGCCTTGATGTGTGGGCGTTTGGTGTCGCCATCTATGTTCTGGTCACGGGGGAGTTTCCATGGCAGGACACCCTCCCTGATGATGAAGAATTTAAAAGTTTTGTTGTCTGGCAGAAGAATTTTGAGGTGGATAATCCTCCTGAAGCATGGAGAGAAGTTACCACTGGGATACGAAGGATGTTTATTCATCTGTTGGCCATTGACTCTACTAAAAGAAGTCAGAGTGCAGAAGTCCTAAAATACATGGGTGAAATCTGGAAAGAAGAAACCCCAGAAAAGGATGAGGATCCCATCGAAAACAGTTCTttcaaacattctttttttttaatcaaagctttATTTGTTGGTGCAGCAAATAATCATATAGGTATATAG
- the LOC141128457 gene encoding serine/threonine-protein kinase SBK1-like yields the protein MASVDHNVEGLLDRMVYFYAQKLQQIDFEEYFLIKEELGKGGYGNVFLVQDKETAFHSYCLLTKSIIGCFGFFFSTTDYFVFPQELVPVGDRFSMISPNVGIPEDAVKVCAVQISSALEFISEKGLVHMDLKPENVLVFDQDYYCIKITDFGLTKVTGKVIRARCGSKSYMVPEFNLTISDGLVVDGSLDVWVFGVIIYCLVTGEFPWQVAMLDDETYKQYVDWQNDFREVNPPETWKKVPAGIQRIMFIDLLAIDRTKRNKTLEVLKYLSESWKEETPELTLIQEEGDSIERISSVESEATSASHLNTSQSSVSISSSISSLSYLLTTNNSGSQSEIFQEPQKDMSEALIMFHDEFSLHISAEVDIG from the exons ATGGCCTCTGTTGACCATAATGTGGAAggtcttctggatagaatggtctATTTCTATGCACAAAAACTACAGCAGATCGACTTTGAAGAGTACTTCCTCATTAAGGAGGAGCTTGGAAAAGGCGGCTATGGAAATGTATTCTTGGTGCAGGACAAGGAAACAG CATTTCATTCTTACTGTCTCCTCACCAAAAGTATCATCGGATGTTTTGGCTTCTTCTTCTCCACCACTGACTACTTTGTCTTTCCCCAGGAACTGGTACCTGTTGGAGATCGGTTCTCCATGATCTCTCCAAAC GTGGGAATTCCAGAAGACGCAGTAAAGGTGTGTGCTGTGCAGATCTCCAGTGCTCTGGAATTCATATCGGAGAAAGGACTTGTACACATGGACCTCAAGCCAGAAAATGTTCTGGTGTTTGACCAGGACTACTATTGCATTAAGATCACAGACTTTGGCCTCACTAAGGTCACAGGGAAAGTGATTAGAGCAAGGTGTGGAAGCAAATCCTACATGGTCCCAGAGTTTAACCTGACCATTTCAGATGGACTGGTTGTAGATGGCAGCCTTGACGTGTGGGTGTTTGGTGTCATCATCTACTGCCTAGTCACAGGAGAGTTTCCATGGCAGGTGGCCATGCTTGATGATGAAACATATAAACAGTATGTTGACTGGCAAAATGATTTCCGGGAGGTTAATCCTCCAGAAACATGGAAAAAGGTTCCTGCTGGGATACAAAGAATAATGTTTATTGATCTTTTGGCAATTGATCGCACCAAAAGAAATAAAACTTTGGAAGTCTTGAAATACCTGAGTGAAAGCTGGAAAGAAGAAACTCCAGAGTTGACTTTAATACAAGAGGAGGGGGATTCCATTGAAAGGATTTCTTCTGTTGAGTCTGAGGCAACATCTGCTTCCCACCTGAACACGTCACAGAGCAGTGTTTCCATCTCATCATCTATCAGCTCCTTGTCTTACCTTCTGACCACAAACAATTCTGGATCTCAGTCTGAGATCTTTCAAGAGCCACAGAAGGACATGTCAGAGGCACTGATTATGTTTCATGATGAATTTTCCTTACATATTAGTGCAGAGGTAGACATTGGGTAA